Genomic DNA from Methanofollis sp. W23:
GGCACCTGGTACGGGATACTTCGATCATATAACGATCAGATCGTCTTTTAATATATATAGTTTCGCCAGAGCCGATGATCATATGATCCTTTCTTTTCAAAAAATGAGGACTTAGAACCAACATCTCATGATATAATCAATTGAAGATATATCAGGAAAATTTCTGGATGAAAAAGAAGATATATGAGTCTTCAAAAATAATTCTCGACATACCAGACACCACGAAATGAAAAGGGACCGCCTCAGGATAACCCCTCGCATTTTTGGAAGGGAATCATCGCCCCCCCTCTCCCGGGGGGAGGATCCCCCTATGGACACGGGGCCCCGGGATGACATGGGCTCTGGAGAACGCGACCAGAGAGATCTGAGATGGCCTCTACAAAAAAGGGTTCTGTAGAAACCCTCACCCTTTATGGGTGCACGCGCGATTCTACCGTCTTCCCTCATGAATCCCACCAAGGGCGGCAAACCCCCAGCCCTCTGGGATGAAGATTGAGCCAGAAGGCATATTCGAACGCCCTGAAGGGGGATTGCCGTCCCTGACCTATCGTGGTGCGAGGGGTTGGAGGGGCGGCAAACCCACAGTCCCCTGTGCGAGCGATTGGTGGCGGACGGCACTACGCTCTCCATGGTCATTGATGGTGCCCTCCCGGCCCCATCCTACAGGGCGGACCTCCAGTCTCCCGTGGATCTGCGATTTTTCAGTATGCGGCCGGAGGGAACCTGAGACGATCCACAGGTCTTTGAAAGCACCCCCGGCATGGTGATGAAAAAAGGGGGGTGATGCACATGTTCCCCCTCAATAGGGGGCGGGATCCTACAGAGCCGAAACACAAAAAAAGATCTGGGTCAGAGGGCCTATTCAAGCCTGATCTTGGTAGCGTCCCCGTTGCCGATGGCGATCCCGGCATCACCAAGATCAACCCAATCTTCCTTCTTCTCGGTGCACTTTGCAAGCACCCCAAAGGTATATCGGCCCGCAGGGAGGTCGCGGACATCAAGTATGGCAGTCTGCGCACCGACCTCTGCCGCAGTACACGGCGACAACGTCTTGATCGGGGTCCAGGAATGCCCATCATCATCCGAATATTTCACTTCCTGCGTAACCGTCCCGGTCCCATTATAGTCAAGATCCCACCCCAGTGTGAGGAAGTCGGTGACCGGACCGGTGCCGACCCGGTGGAGGTTGGAGACATCGAGGTACACGTTCCCGAAGGCAGGATCAGTGCTGTTTGGACGGGCCGAGATGAAGGTGTCGGGGAGTTCAAGGTGATCGGCACCGCCATTAAAGGAGATGGTCGAGCCCGGCCCAAAGACATTGATGTTCCCCTCGGTCTTGACCTTGAGGCGGTACGACGTCGTCCAGGTCTGACCAAGTTTCACAGTCCCGACATCAAAGTGAAGGGACTGGTCGTCCTGCCAGTCGGCGGTCTGGTCCTCGGTGTGCCGCGGGACCACCACCGCCCTACCGGTCTCATTCTCGATCCAGCTCTCGATGACCGTCGAGATGCCATCTGCATGGACATACTCAAAGACATCATCACCAGGCATCGAGGCCCCATTCACCTCGACATTCTTGAATGAGAGATCGACGGAGGTGTCGACCCCGGCCTCGACCTTGAGTTCGCCGGCGATCCGCTCATAGATCCCTGCAAGTTCGTCGCCGCCAGGAGCATGTTCATAGAACCCCCCGGTCAATGAGGCCAGTTCATTCATCGTGCCGGTGACAGTCTGACCAGGACTGTAGGCAAAGGTGATGGGATAGAGTTTTATTCCATTGTCCCTGGAAAATAGGCCCATATTCTGGTTTGTCCCCTCACCGTCAGAGCAGGTCCAGTAGGGATAGGTGTTCCATCGTCTCTCCCAGTATGAATAAATCCGCCTCTCATTATACTCGAGCGTCCCACCCAGACCATCATAATACCGATAGTCATTTGCCTCCAGTTCATTGCCTGAGAAGCGGTACGCCACATTGTACGGGTCTTTCCACCCGGTCCCATGCGCAAGTGGGCTGCCGTCATAGTTCCAGTCGCCGTCGGTCATGACGATCACTGCCTTCACAGCGTCGTCCCGTCCCTGCTCCTGAAGGAGCCTGACAGCCTCATAGATCCCGCGACGCAGTTGCGTCGCACCTCTCGCATCAAGATGATTCAGCCTATACTTGACATCTGAAAAATCATCAGTCAGACCTTTTTCAATGGTCGTTGAGGATGAAAAGGAAACAAGTCCCACCCGGTCGCGTCGCGAGTCCATCGCATCGATAAAGGATGAAGCAGCGTTTTTCGCACTGACCAACCTGACCTGTCCAGAACTGTCCTCCCACTGCATGCTCCCCGACTTATCGATGACCAGTACCACATCGATCGGTTCAGGCTGAAGGGCCCACCCGTCACCCTTGAGGTCAAGGTGCACATCGATCGTCTCGTTCACTGCGACCTGCCCGGACTCTGGGTCCACCCTGGTGGAGACCGAAAGGTAGGGGAAGTTCACCCACTTCAGAGCGATCTCCCTGGTGACCTCACCCCACTGTGCGGTGACCACCCCATTCCCGGTGGCGGCCGAACTGTAATCAGGGTCATCGCGGTCAGTGGTAAATCCGCCTGGCCTGAAGCACACGGTGGCATACCCGTTCTCGTCGGTGGTGGCCACAGTCTCAAGAAGGCCTGGGGTGTCTGTCATCTTGTATGACCCGGTGTCGACGGTGCCAAGCGAGAAGGTGACCGTCTCACCTGGGACCGGGTTACCCTTCACGTCGATCACCTTGGCCCGCACCTCGGCGGCACCCCCAGGGTCAGGGTTCACGTCATAACTCGGCATCGTCTGAGGGTTGGCAGTGAGGAGCATGTCGGTCGGGGCGGTGTGGACAAACTCCACCACCGTCGTGCAGGAGACGGCGGGGTCTTCCTCCGAGACGGCAGTGATGGTTACAAGCCCTGCCATGTCCCTGGGCCCGAAGGTGACCTGGGCCTGACCTTCCGAGTTGGAGGTGGCTTTCACCTTGGTCCCGATGTCTGAAGTGATCGTTACGTTCTGGTTCCCGGCAGGGTTGCCGTACTGGTCCTTCATGGTGTAGGTGATGGTAAACCAGCTCTCCCCGTCGGCATAACAATAGGGAGGGGTTCCCCCAGGACTGACCGAGGCGGTGATCGAACTGGGGGCTCCATCCCCGATCCCGTAGAAGGTCAGGTAGAGATCTGCCACCGGGTCAGGGAGGTCGATATAGACGACGTTCTCACCGGCGGTACAGGCAGCCTTCAGTTCGGCCCTGACAAATCCGTCCGCACCCACCGGCAGGACAACATCATCGCTATACCCACTCCCATCAAAGAACCCGGCGGTCCCGTCCGGTGACCCGACAGAGAACCTGAAAGACTCTGCACCCCGGCGGGCATCGACCAGGTTGCCATACTCGTCCTCCAGCGAGAAGACGATCCCGGTCGTAGTGTCAACGCTCACCCTGCTCTCATAGTCAAGAGATCTCAGGCGGTAGGGGGGAGCATGGTCGATCTTCTGCTCATAGGAGCCCGAGACTTCAGCAGGCGTGCCTTCATTGTCATATGCGACCGTGGCGGTGATCTCGGCAACGCCGCTCGCGGTCCCCGGCGTGAAGATGGCCGTCGCCGTCCCGTCCGGGCCGGTGGTAGCGGTGAGCGGCGATAGAGTGCCTATGGCAGCGTCGCAGGAGAAGGTAACGCCCACCTCGGGGAGCGGATTTCCGTTGGCACCGGTCACCGTCGCACTCACGTCAGTCCCATTGTCGCTGCCAGTGACGACCCACTCGTCGGCAGAGGTGACGACGACCTGGGGAACCTCCCCCCCGGCTACGGCCCCGGTACAGAGGAGAAGGAACGCCACCAGGAACGTCCAGTATCGTATCTGACCCATAATCATCCTCAAGGTACGTACACTTTCAGCCCCCCCATATAAAGGCATTCATTTTATAAATCATCTCATAAAATATTATTTTAAGGAAGTAATTGATTTTAATCCGTAGAATTGATCACAATAATGTTTTGCGTAAGATCAAAAGAGATCATCATTATATAGCATAACCAATCCTTAGAAGGATTCCTCGCGCCAGGGCCGCCCCTGCCACAATCAATACGGGAAGGTGGGTGATGTACTCCGCCTCAAGGAGAGGGGGGAGGGAAATTTCTAAAGATCGGAGCCCGCAGAATCAGACATGAACCCTGGGCCCAGGCATACACGATAACAATCTCTCTTCGCGTGCTTTCTCTCTCTTTTCAAGACTGAAGAATCGATGAAGACTTCGTCCAATTCGCCGCCCCCGCCCCTCCTCTCCACAGCGGGTCCGGGAGGGGCAACCCCCCGGCGCGAGATGATGGGAGACGTCCTGAGATGAGGGCGGCCATTCTGATCGGCGTGCCTTCCCGCATAATCATGTCTGGGGAGAGCGCCGCCCCGACCCCCAATGAAGATAGGGATGGGAAGAGAGAGGGATCTGCATCTGTGTATCGTCCCTGAAGCAATCTGGCAAATCCAAACCAGCACGGAGACACGAAAAAATGATCTTCAAGATCATTTTCATGGTAAACCCCCTGGATGGCTCTCTGTGACGGGACCGGCCGCCACACGATCTCCTCGTCACCGTCGTCTCCTCTTCCATCTAAAATTCGTCTTCATTTTAGGGACCAAGGGAAACCACGCCTACAGCGCGTTCGAGAGGGAAAGCCGATTGAATCATGTGCACACAGGAACTTGAACTGTTGAAGGGATCCTCCTGAGCCAAAAATCAGCCCTGTCCTTCCGGGCCACATGCCGCCCCTGAGAAGATCCCTAGTCCTCACGAACCTCCGGGGCATACAGTACAGAGACACATGATTCGCGCTCGCACCTGAAACAGGTGAAGATACTTACAGGGCCCCGAAAAAAAGAGAGAAAAGATTGGATCTGTAGAAAATCTCACCTCTTCTTGGTTCAAGCATGATGCAGCCGCTCTCCCCTATCTTCGTGCAGGGGGTCCGGGGGGCGGCCAGCCCCCCGGCAAAGAGAACCATCAAGATGATTTCTACAATACCAAAAAATTAGAACTGCCGGCGCCTTGTCGGCGGACGGCGGCCAGGCTGGCGGCGGTTCGGGAGATCGACCCGACCGGTGGCGACCGCACCGGCGATGACCACCACGACCACCACGATGACAAGGATGATGACGATGGCACCCAGAGGCAGGCCATGGGGCTCAAGGGTGAGGACCACCGACTCGCCAGAGGACCCTGCCGTCACCGCGGTCTCCTGCATGACCTGCCGGTAGCCGTCCATCGATCCTGTGATATTGTAGGTCCCTGGAGCAAGATCGAGGGCGATCTGCCCGGTAGAGGAGGTCGTACCCGCCTCGGCACCATTCACGCAGATCTTCACCTCGCCCATCGGTTCATGGGAGGGGTTCTCGACCAGCACCGAGACCGGGACCGTCGCACGCCCGAGCTCAAAGATCAGGTCAGGAGTCCCTTCCCCGATCTTCCTGGTCTCTTTCTGGGCGACATAGCCAGGGGCACTCACCTCAAAGGTGTGGGTGCCGGCGACGACAGTGTCGAGGTCGATCCTGCCAAAGGAGTCGGTCACCCCGATGTCCTTCCCGTCGACAACGACTTTTGCTCCGGAGACCGGGGTCTTCTCGGCGTCAAAGACCGAGAGGATGAGCGAAGTGGTGGACTTGGTAAGGGCGATCTCCTCGACGACCGCATCGTCTCCCAGGTAGATCTCCTTGCTGTACGTCGAATATGAGGGGTGGGTCACCTCGACATCATAATACCCGTCGCCGTCCAGGACGGTGGTGGCCACGCCCTCGCTGCCGGTCGTGCCCACAGCCTTCCCGTCGACCTTCACGCTGGCCCCTACGATCGGGGACTCGCTCCGGTCGTCCACGATCCTGAAGGCAAACCTGTTCTCAGGGTAGAGCCAGTACTGGAGGGTCAGGGCGTCCCGGTCTATGTCGATCTCGCGAGTGATCTCCATATAATCGTCGGCATCGATCTCGATCCGGTATTCTTCCCTGTCTTCGACCTCAAAGACCACTCGGCCCGAGGAATCGGTCCTTTCATAGTCGTCGAAGGAGGTCGATATACCGATGAGATCGACCCGCGCACTCTTGACCGGGAGGACTGTGAGGGCGTCGTAGACCATGATCTCAAGGTCCAGGCTCCCCGGGTCCATTCTGACGACGACCGAACGTTCGTCTTCGTCGATACGGTCGTCCCAGTCATCATATCCGGCTTTCGTCACCTTAAGAGTGTACCGGTTCCTGCCGTCGTACTCATATGAGAACTCGCCGTCTGAATTGGTCTTGCCCTCATAATGGCCGTCGACATAGACCGACGCACCTCGGATGTACGACCCGTCGTCTGCGTCCTTTACCGTGATATCGACGTCAGTGGCCTGCACCGCACTGCAGATCAGTGCGAGGGCCATGACCCCGATGATGAGATAGGTGAATCTCGACCTCATGTTACTCTCCATACTGGTGTCCACCTCGTGTTGTCCAGTGCCGACCGGGCACGCGGTCGAGGAGCATCCCCTCGACGACGACCGGCATCAACCGGCGTCCTTCTTCGAGCGCCTTCTGGAGGCGCCATTTCCGGTCTGCATAGACGGTAAAGATCGGTTCGCCGGCCCGCACGCGTGTTCCCTTCTTCGCATGGATGCAGATGCCTGCACCCTGGTCCTGGGGGGCGCCGGCGGCCCTGGCAAGGCTGATCAATGCCCTGTTGTTCAGTTCGATCACGTACCCGGTGGTGGGGGCGTTTACCACGTACTGGTACGTGCCAGGAATTATATCATCTGCGGTCACTTTCGGGTCTCCGCCCTGGACCTCGATGATCTCCTTCATCTTGGCAAGGGCCTTGCCGGAGGAGAGGATCTCCTGGGCCACCGCGTAGCCCTGGCCTGGCGCCGCCTTCCCTGCCATCTCCAGGATGATCCCAGCGATAGAGAGACTCTTCTGAATAAGTGAACTCGGCTCGGTCGCCCCTTCGAGGACTGAGAGGGCCTCGTGCACCTCGACCTTCGGGCCGATGGTATGCCCGACAAGAGACTCGCCATAGGTGAGGGCGCATTCCACCTGCATCCCGAGGCGTTCACCGAGTTCGATGAACTCGCGGGAGAGGCGCCGCCCCTCTTCGGCGGTCGGGACCTTGGTCTGCGCCCCGACAGGGATGTCGATCGCCACCAGGTTTGCCCCGACCGCGTACTTCTTGGCCATCACCGAGGCGAGCATCTGGCCCCTGGCGTCGATCTTGAAGGGGTACTCGACGGTGATGAACCGGTCGTCGGCAGGGGCAATGTTCGTCGCCCCGCCCCAGACGATGACGCCCCCGACCTTCTCGGTCATCTGCTGCACCTCGGCGGCGGAGAAACTCACCGGGGCAAGCACTTCCATGAGGTCGGCGGTGCCGCCGGCGCCGGTGATCGCCCGCGAACTGGTCTTTGGGATCTTGAGGCCAGCGGCGGCGACGACCGGGACGACCAGCAGGGTGATCTTGTTGCCCGGCACCCCGCCGATGGAGTGTTTGTCCACGATCGGGTACGAGGGGAAACTGAGTTGTTCGCCGGTCTCCACCATCGCCCTGGTGAGGTACTCCACCTCGTCCATGTCGAGGGGGTTGGTGTAGGTGGAGACGATGTAGGCGGTGAGTTCGCTGGGGGAGAGGTCGTCGGCGACGACGTCCCTTATAATCGCGTAGGTCTCCTCTTTGTTCAGGCGCTGGCCGTCCATCTTCTTCTTGATGTAGGCAAGGCTTGCAGGGCGGTCGGCGACCCGCACCTCCACGTCGGCGCCGTCGAGGACGTCGACCCGCACCTGGGTCGGGCGGTAGACCCCGATCGTGCCTGGCCCGAGGATGGTGGCGGTGGTGTCCACGAAGGCCGAGACCGTCTCCCCGGTGGCCAGGTTCTTCACCTCCACGCGGTCGCCGTCCCGCACGCTGATCTCCCGGGCGTCGGCGGTGTTGAGGAGGACGCCGCGGTTCCCGATGTCGATCAGCCTGGTCGTGAGTTTCATGAGTAGAGAATCAGTCTCCGCTCTCTAAAGGGTATCGACCTGCATCTCTGGAGAGGAGATCAGGGGTGCGAGAAAAAAGTGTCAGAAGAAACAGAGTGTGCAAAAAAAGGGGGGAAATTAAGATTAGTTCCTACGCATGACCAGGAACGCAACTGCACCAAGGCCGACAAGGGCCACGAGTGCACCAAAGCCTGGGGTCGGCGGAGCCGTGGTCTCAGGGGCAGTGGTGGTCACATCGGCCGGAGCCGTGGTGGTTACGCTCGGGGTGGTCTCGGTCTCGACTGGCGAGACAGGACCCTCGATCATGTTGAAGGTCGAGCTTGCGGTCACGTCAGCGTCGATGGACTCGACGGTGACAGTATACTGGTCAGGCTTGAAGTCAGAGGCATCGACTTCGTAGGACCAGGTGTTGATCCCGTCGCCCTTCTCAACCGTCACAGTGCCGGTGGAGGACGCAAAGCCGGTACCCTCAGTCTTCTTGGCAGGACCAAAGGAAGCGCCGCTCACTTCAACCTGCAGGTCGTCGCCGACCGCGAGGTTGGTGGTGCCGCTGATGGTGAACTTGGTGCCGATCGACTGGTCGCCGACAGGCTCAATGGCGATGACCGCAGCGGCTACATCGAAGGAGACCTTCCTGTAGGTGTCATCACAGTACGGTGAGTTGAGAGCGTCAACCAGTGCATTTGCAGCTTCGGAAGCGGAAAGCTTGCCGAGGTTGACAAAGCTACCGGTGGCGTCCCTGATCACGTACGTGCCCTTTTCAGGAGCAGGCCGGACATTGAACTCACGGTCAGTCATCGGGTGCTGGACCACGAGGAAGTACTGCCCGGTGGCAAGGGACTCGGTGTTCTCGAACTCAAACTCGAAGGTGCCGTCGTCCTCAACAGACTCAGACTCGCCGAGGTTGCGGTAGTTCTTCCCGAAGATCCAGATCCTGACGTTGTCAGGCTTACCCTCGGCGACACCGCTCACGGTGAGGTCGTCGCCCTGGGCAACCGTGCTGGCCACGTCGTCAAGGGTGAGGAACGGCTGGTCCAGACGGACGTTGAAGGTTGCGTACTTGACACCCTTCAGGTTGTTCTTGGTGACTGCCAATCCGTTGTCGGCAACACCCCTGCTGGCTGCGTAGACGTTGTACGCACCGGCGTCAAGGATGCCGCCAGTGATTGCGGAGGTATCCCAGCGGTATTCCCAGGTGTCGTCGCCCTCAACCTCGCGCTCCAGGTAATCGCCATTGCTGGCGTAGGCATCGAGGTTAACAAGTGACACACCGTTCTCGTCACCGAGGTTCGGACCGGTCATGAAGAGGAAGACCTTGTCGTTGTCGGTGTTGGTGCCTGAGAGCTTGATCTCCTCACCAAGGTAGTAGGTGCCTGAGCCCTCTGCGGTGATGGTGACCTCACCCTCTTCGATCTTCACCTTGATATCGTCGTACTTGGAAGAGTCGTCAGGGTTGACGACCTTGATGGTGTACGACTTGTCGTCGGTGTAGGTGTAGGTGTTGAAACCGATGGTCCTCTGACCGCCGGCGTTGGTCTTAATGACCGCAGCGGTGTTGGCCGGGTAGTGGGTACCGTTGGTGGCGCGCTCCCTGTCGGCAAGCTTTGCAGAAGCAGGGTCATCGCCATTGACATTCTTGAGATCGTCGGTGAAGTTCTCGTTGATACCAAGAACATCCACGCTCGGCTGACCAGCCTTGATCATCGGGTACAGGTTGTCAGCAACGCTGGCGTCCTTGATGTACAGGAAGTATGGAGTCTTCGAGTTGCCAGTGACAGTCACGGAGAAGTCGTTGTTCCTCACAACATTCTCCTTGTTGGCCTCAATGGAGAGGTCGACAGTGGAGACGGTGAAGGTAGCCTCTGTGGAATCTGCCGCATACTGATCAAAGCCGAGAGGTTCGGTCCAGACAGCCTTGACTGCATAGGTCTGAGCAGTCAGATCCTTGAGGTAGATGCCGTCAGCAGAGTCCGTACCATCGTAATCGGTGGAGTTCCCCACGTACAGCAACTGCTGAGTCACATCGACATCTTTAAGATCCTGATCGTAGCCGTCATGCGGGATCACCGTGATGGTGGACCCGTCATCCTCTCCCTTCAGTTCAACCTTGAGGTTGAAGTAGTTGGCAGGGACGTTCGCATTGTGCGTAGACCCGACCTTCCCGGTGTCGACCTTGAAGAAGACCTGGTTGTCCTTGGTCACGGTCTTGCCTGCGACCGAGGACGACTTGTCGTTTGCAAGAACGACATCGACCTTCAGCGTGGGCTTCTCGAAGTAGAGCTTATAGCCCTTCTGCAGGGTTCCATTGTCGACGAAATAGGTGCCGAAGTAGCTGTCCTTGAAGTCAGCTCCCTGCAGGTTGGTCGTGATCTTGCCATCTACGACTTTAAAATCATTGATCTCCTCTGGAGCATCAAAGTCGTTGTCCTTGATCCTTACCACACGGTTAATCGTCCCAACTTCTTCTGGGAAGTCAAGGGTGAGTTCAGCCCCATTTTCTTCCGCAAAGAAGGTGTCACCATTGGTGAGATTCCTCGCGGCGCCCGGTGCTACAAGCAGGGCAGCTGCGACGAGGAAGACGGCGGCGATCACCATCATCTTTGAAGTACTCTTCATGCAATTCCTCCTTAATGTGAAACGTGGTGAGCATAATTATCCTTCTTCGACAGGTGTCGAATTCGGATTCACCATGCCCAATACTCCGATTGCCGGAATATACGACATTATTAGGGTAACACTTAATATATCCTTTGTGGTCGGGCCCGCATGATGACGGGCGTCAGACGCACCAGGATTGCGCAAATTCAAATTTATCAGAGAATATATGAATTTCCATGCGGCAGCATCGTGCCAGGCACCGACATGCCTAGCGTGACCCTGGCGCAGGGAGAGGGGAGAGCAGGATACCAGAGCCGAGGGTGTCCCTGCCCCTTGATAGGGAAGATCATACGTTCCCCGCACCACGAGAGCGCATGCATGCACCCATGATCATTTCTCCTGTTTCCCATAGAAGGGGATGACGATGCCGGGAGAGATATACCCGGTCTTCAAACTGGTGGGAATCCCCGCGCCCATATTCTGGCAAAAACTTTCTTGACTCCCTCTATTGGATCACTCCCCATGCTGATCAGATACTCCCTGAGATCATCCTCGACCATCTGGAAGAAAGAGGACTATAGGGATCTGAGATAGATGAAGAGGCCATCCCAAAATTCTCCTACCTTACCGTTGCAGAAGAGAGCGGGGGGAGATGGGTGAGAGATCTTCATCCCCCGCGCGCAAAGAAGCACCCCTGACCTTTCCTCACGATCGCACCAGGAGCACATCGAAACACTTCGTGTTTCTCATGTTCGCTGTCGCTCACATCTCGACGATCAGAGATCGTCTCAACCTCGTTCTCACCCGTCTCTCCCGTGATGACGACGAGGAGGGGGAGACATCTTTGATGGTCCCGAGGAGGAAATTCCCGTCTTCCTCCTTATCTTTTCTGGGGTGTGAAGCGCGAGCAGACATGAGATCATCTCAGATTTTCGAGTAGACGAGAGGGCTGAGAAGTTCCCCAGCAGAAAAAAACATTCAGCCCTGTAGAAATCTTCACTTCTTTTGGTTTGAGTATGATTCAACCACCTTCCCCCCATCTTCTCACCAGGGGCGGGTGCTGCCCTGACCCCGGAGATGAAGACAGGGTCAGGAGAGCAGAGAACCATTCTGAATGAGGGGGGGGTCCATCCCATTTGTGTAGGACTCAACGGGATCTGGTCAATTCAAATGCTGATGCAGACCAAAAGAGATGATCGCCTGGATCATTTTCATGGTAAACCCTTACCCCCGCCTTCTCCAATCGATCGCGCCGGGGCGCCGCGCCCCCGGCAGAGAGCATCGCCAGGAGAATTTCTACAGAACCAAAGATTGCTCCATCATAAAGACCGGCCGCCTGCCTCTCCTGATGTGGAGGGAAGGGGAGTGGGGCCGGGGCAAGACGATATGCACCCCCCTGTCCCCGCGGCGCGTCACCGCCGCCCGACCCCCGCACACTCCCACGGCCTACAGGCCCCTGATATGGAAAAATTACCCAGAAATCCCGTTTGATCCCCCTCGTCGACCCGGCATCCATGGTGCGCCCCTGACAACAGGGAGGGCGGGCCCGGCCGTCACCTTTTTCTTTTGTGACGTAGAACTCATAGAAGCCCATAGCCCGGTAGTGTAGTGGTCAATCATGGAGGACCCTGGATCCTCCGACAGCAGTTCGAATCTGCTCCGGGCTACTCCTTTTCCGACAGACTGATGCGTGAGCCAGTGCTAAGAGTGAGGCATGAAACGGCTGTATCTGGTCGGGGCCGGGGTCCGCTCTGACGACGAGAAGACATTCCCCGCCCTGGCAGCGATGTATCATGCAGGCGAGATCGACCATATCCAGGTCCAGATCAACCCGGAAGAACAGCGGACTTTCAGGCAGCATATCGAGACGATCGCCTCGGGCGGGGTCAAGATCGTCATCCATGCCCCTCACCACGGCCACGGACTCAACCCCTGCGCGCCGACGGCCTACGAGACCTGGAGCGAGGCCGATGCACAGGCCTGGATCGAACTCGCCCTTGCAGAGACGGCCGAGGCCGCGGACCTGACCGGGGCGGAGACGATCGTCCTCCACCCCGGGCGGTACCTGCCTGGCAGACGAGAAGAGGCGGCGGCGACCTTCGAGACCTTCCTTGACGAATACTTCGACCCCAGGTTTGTGCTCGAAAACCTCCCGTCAGTCCACACCGACTACCCCCTCCTCGGCAACACCGCCGACGACCTGAAGGCCCTGGGCGGGGGGCGAATACGCGGCTACTGCCTCGACTTTGCCCACCTCTTCTGCACGGCAAATTATCTCAGGGTCCCGTACGCAGACCTCCTCGCCCCCTTCGCCGACCTACCCCTCCGCCTCTTCCACCTTTCCAACAGCAGAAAAAACTCGATCACCGACGAACACCTCGCCCTCGACCACCCCGACGGGGGCCTCAACTTCACCGAGGTCATCCCCTTCATCGCCGCGCACCCCGAGATCGAGACAAGCCTGGAATACAAGGAGAACGACCCCAGGGTCTATGTGAAGCAACTCAGGGCCTTTGACACCCTGTACCGGTTACATACCCGGTCCCGTTAAACCGGGAAGC
This window encodes:
- a CDS encoding MEMAR_RS02690 family S-layer glycoprotein — protein: MKSTSKMMVIAAVFLVAAALLVAPGAARNLTNGDTFFAEENGAELTLDFPEEVGTINRVVRIKDNDFDAPEEINDFKVVDGKITTNLQGADFKDSYFGTYFVDNGTLQKGYKLYFEKPTLKVDVVLANDKSSSVAGKTVTKDNQVFFKVDTGKVGSTHNANVPANYFNLKVELKGEDDGSTITVIPHDGYDQDLKDVDVTQQLLYVGNSTDYDGTDSADGIYLKDLTAQTYAVKAVWTEPLGFDQYAADSTEATFTVSTVDLSIEANKENVVRNNDFSVTVTGNSKTPYFLYIKDASVADNLYPMIKAGQPSVDVLGINENFTDDLKNVNGDDPASAKLADRERATNGTHYPANTAAVIKTNAGGQRTIGFNTYTYTDDKSYTIKVVNPDDSSKYDDIKVKIEEGEVTITAEGSGTYYLGEEIKLSGTNTDNDKVFLFMTGPNLGDENGVSLVNLDAYASNGDYLEREVEGDDTWEYRWDTSAITGGILDAGAYNVYAASRGVADNGLAVTKNNLKGVKYATFNVRLDQPFLTLDDVASTVAQGDDLTVSGVAEGKPDNVRIWIFGKNYRNLGESESVEDDGTFEFEFENTESLATGQYFLVVQHPMTDREFNVRPAPEKGTYVIRDATGSFVNLGKLSASEAANALVDALNSPYCDDTYRKVSFDVAAAVIAIEPVGDQSIGTKFTISGTTNLAVGDDLQVEVSGASFGPAKKTEGTGFASSTGTVTVEKGDGINTWSYEVDASDFKPDQYTVTVESIDADVTASSTFNMIEGPVSPVETETTPSVTTTAPADVTTTAPETTAPPTPGFGALVALVGLGAVAFLVMRRN
- a CDS encoding TIM barrel protein gives rise to the protein MKRLYLVGAGVRSDDEKTFPALAAMYHAGEIDHIQVQINPEEQRTFRQHIETIASGGVKIVIHAPHHGHGLNPCAPTAYETWSEADAQAWIELALAETAEAADLTGAETIVLHPGRYLPGRREEAAATFETFLDEYFDPRFVLENLPSVHTDYPLLGNTADDLKALGGGRIRGYCLDFAHLFCTANYLRVPYADLLAPFADLPLRLFHLSNSRKNSITDEHLALDHPDGGLNFTEVIPFIAAHPEIETSLEYKENDPRVYVKQLRAFDTLYRLHTRSR